A window of the Schlesneria paludicola DSM 18645 genome harbors these coding sequences:
- a CDS encoding M56 family metallopeptidase, with protein sequence MHIDSLKSGSGVLLLNIVVASIVVAGAGLLLSHLVRRMSLPIRHGVLTVTLMLTVATPLPSWLASTRDLGLLTVRQGDTSRSAMALPVKTPATQQIKLADALPRDTGLVSAESTPNSSGALSQARLATSPAGTQTPVPGWKWLKNWDASDVGVWLILIWCAGMFYLTLQLARGLLVVQHLRRTLKPATNPRLLAAAKTALAASGLSETTPIYESRLAPAPLTLGWWRCAIVVPEGVVETLDETQLVYVLAHEAAHIHRHDTLFAFFQQMTEIVLWWNLFVRRLNGRIHVLREQICDDHVVKHWGDGRPLAHAIVKVAEWSSVRAVRLPLVAPLFDDFDAIEQRITRLTDSDRAITLRLNVATAMMVTAIGMSLAGIPFVPLMRTERIAAAADDIVDDGKSNWEVRVQIIDEDGQPIASPRIGMARTGDLADAEWHVGDADGQYTLTFPNRHPRYLYLYARAPGYAPMRAFWGRRGQDSEDPLPEEFTFQMSKSTSVGGVVLNPNGQPLEGATVRFSAGDHRAGLLRRAESSFNGETYVTDKDGKWRCDLVPPGTTSTTFSVTHPDFATNANNYSVDHQMDQLRQFKHTWKLRPIFDISGRVVDEDGKPVAGAALVLCELNGHHSHPIQITDQDGQYRFRAVSQSQYIRDTQSEIALTISIVKPGYQPVFEKVPGFGRRPLANSTEKQRIVDFTLSPGVTLSFRVVDGEGRPVQNAWINYKSWRNTDALSTLQSHGLPERTDENGLYQWTDAPPGDVIEFDVEAKGFARVINRKIKFDLNGNDETIVMTRPQVLVGSVIDAVTKQPIENFVFEKAFENVGGYADGLYWAPSEGTIGKAGRYRATITMTPSQGRYTYRVRADGYEAAVSKSTPFQEGETEINFELKRSDEAE encoded by the coding sequence ATGCACATCGATTCGTTGAAATCGGGTTCGGGCGTGCTGCTGTTGAATATTGTGGTGGCGTCGATCGTCGTTGCAGGGGCGGGATTGCTTTTGAGCCACCTGGTGCGTCGCATGTCATTGCCAATCCGGCATGGCGTGCTGACCGTGACCTTGATGCTGACAGTCGCGACTCCGCTTCCCAGTTGGCTCGCGAGTACTCGAGATCTTGGCTTGTTGACTGTCCGTCAAGGCGACACATCGCGCAGCGCGATGGCCCTGCCTGTGAAAACTCCCGCAACGCAACAAATCAAGTTGGCGGATGCGTTGCCTCGTGACACGGGTCTCGTTTCTGCAGAGTCGACTCCGAATTCCTCCGGCGCTCTGTCTCAAGCTCGTCTCGCCACTTCACCAGCAGGGACTCAAACGCCTGTTCCAGGCTGGAAATGGTTGAAGAACTGGGACGCTTCCGATGTCGGTGTCTGGCTCATACTGATCTGGTGCGCTGGAATGTTCTACCTGACGCTCCAGCTTGCGCGGGGTTTGCTCGTCGTGCAACATCTGAGACGGACGCTGAAACCTGCAACGAATCCTCGCCTGTTAGCGGCGGCCAAAACGGCACTTGCGGCATCGGGCCTGAGCGAAACAACACCGATCTACGAATCGCGCCTCGCACCGGCTCCATTGACGCTTGGATGGTGGCGATGTGCGATCGTGGTTCCTGAGGGAGTGGTGGAAACCCTTGATGAGACCCAATTGGTCTACGTGCTGGCGCATGAAGCGGCCCACATACACCGCCACGACACGTTATTTGCGTTCTTTCAGCAGATGACGGAAATCGTCTTGTGGTGGAATCTGTTCGTTCGAAGGCTCAACGGGCGAATCCACGTTCTGCGGGAGCAGATCTGCGATGACCATGTCGTGAAGCACTGGGGCGACGGGCGGCCGTTGGCGCATGCCATTGTGAAAGTCGCCGAGTGGTCAAGCGTCCGTGCTGTGCGTCTTCCTTTGGTGGCGCCACTCTTCGATGATTTTGACGCCATCGAACAACGGATCACACGTTTGACCGATTCCGATCGTGCGATCACGCTGCGGCTGAACGTGGCAACGGCGATGATGGTGACTGCAATCGGCATGAGCCTGGCAGGAATTCCATTCGTCCCGCTCATGCGGACTGAGCGTATTGCGGCGGCGGCCGATGACATTGTTGATGATGGGAAATCGAACTGGGAAGTACGAGTTCAGATCATTGATGAAGACGGTCAGCCCATTGCGAGTCCCCGGATTGGGATGGCTCGGACAGGAGACCTGGCGGACGCGGAATGGCATGTCGGTGACGCGGACGGCCAGTACACGCTGACGTTTCCGAATCGACATCCCAGGTATCTCTATCTGTATGCTCGCGCGCCTGGCTATGCCCCCATGCGAGCGTTCTGGGGACGCCGAGGACAGGATTCAGAAGATCCCCTGCCCGAAGAATTCACCTTTCAGATGTCAAAGAGTACATCGGTGGGTGGCGTCGTGCTTAACCCAAATGGTCAGCCACTCGAAGGAGCGACGGTACGTTTCTCGGCCGGTGATCATCGAGCAGGGTTGCTGCGTCGTGCAGAGTCGAGCTTCAACGGAGAGACGTACGTCACTGACAAAGACGGAAAATGGCGGTGTGACTTGGTTCCACCTGGAACGACAAGCACTACTTTCAGTGTGACTCATCCCGATTTCGCAACGAATGCAAATAACTACAGTGTTGACCACCAGATGGATCAGTTGCGGCAGTTCAAACATACATGGAAGTTAAGGCCTATCTTTGACATCAGCGGTCGAGTGGTTGATGAAGACGGGAAGCCGGTGGCGGGTGCGGCGCTGGTGCTCTGTGAATTGAATGGGCATCACAGTCACCCGATTCAGATCACAGATCAGGATGGCCAGTATCGATTTCGAGCGGTCTCGCAATCACAATATATTCGGGACACACAAAGTGAAATCGCACTGACGATCTCGATTGTGAAACCTGGATATCAACCCGTCTTCGAAAAAGTTCCAGGGTTCGGCCGACGGCCACTCGCGAATTCCACTGAGAAACAACGGATCGTCGACTTCACGCTAAGTCCAGGTGTCACGCTGTCATTCCGAGTCGTCGACGGAGAGGGCCGGCCAGTACAGAATGCCTGGATCAATTACAAAAGTTGGCGCAACACGGATGCTCTTTCAACGTTACAAAGTCACGGACTCCCTGAGCGAACCGACGAGAATGGGCTTTACCAGTGGACCGATGCGCCGCCAGGGGATGTCATCGAATTTGATGTCGAGGCGAAAGGATTCGCCAGGGTTATCAATCGGAAGATCAAATTCGATCTCAATGGAAACGATGAAACGATTGTCATGACGCGACCACAGGTCCTCGTTGGCTCTGTCATTGATGCAGTGACGAAACAGCCGATCGAGAATTTTGTCTTTGAAAAGGCGTTCGAAAACGTGGGTGGGTACGCGGATGGGCTTTATTGGGCTCCGTCTGAGGGCACCATCGGCAAAGCGGGAAGGTATCGAGCCACGATCACAATGACGCCAAGCCAAGGACGTTATACCTATCGAGTTCGTGCCGATGGCTATGAAGCCGCCGTAAGCAAGTCGACGCCATTTCAAGAAGGCGAAACGGAGATCAACTTTGAACTGAAGCGATCCGATGAGGCCGAGTGA
- a CDS encoding BlaI/MecI/CopY family transcriptional regulator: MAKPEGTLTAAQLEILEVIWSGPQTGSTVTEIWDAITTQREVTRTTVLNQVDRLEKRGWLHRKKHDDGFRYVAAFAREVATRSVAEQFVEAFFGGSAADLVSSLLGSKKLKPDEVQRLRKLLDSGSSPRKPKQ; this comes from the coding sequence ATGGCGAAGCCGGAGGGCACGTTGACTGCTGCCCAACTTGAGATTCTGGAGGTGATCTGGAGCGGTCCGCAGACGGGGTCGACGGTCACGGAGATTTGGGACGCGATCACGACACAGCGTGAAGTGACGCGAACGACCGTCTTGAATCAAGTCGATCGCTTGGAAAAGCGGGGATGGCTGCATCGTAAGAAGCACGATGACGGCTTTCGTTATGTCGCCGCGTTCGCTCGCGAAGTCGCGACGCGAAGTGTGGCTGAACAGTTTGTCGAAGCGTTTTTTGGTGGTTCCGCGGCCGACCTTGTGTCGAGCCTTCTCGGTTCGAAGAAGTTGAAACCCGACGAAGTTCAGCGGCTGCGAAAACTGCTTGATTCGGGATCGTCTCCACGCAAACCAAAACAATAG
- a CDS encoding DUF1501 domain-containing protein: MLTILGRRPSTAGRFCDGISRRDFMTVGGLALGGISLADALRAESASKTGHSHKAIINIYLPGGPPHIDMWDPKPQAPVEIRGEFNTIQTNVPGIEVSEMFPRMAQMMDKFILVRSLSDSDGLHDAYQCMTGRRKGGRTPPGGWPQGGAWLSKLQGQVNPAIPANVALMYATGNRPWGETGEGGFLGVAHSPFNMLGREARSSSENMVLQGVTLEKLRDRTSLMASLDKFKRSADQRGQMESMDVYAQQAMGILTTSKLVDALDLSKEDPQTVARYGKSSEEFQRDGAPPMIENFCVARRLVEAGARFVSMNFSRWDWHGSDGMNFPKCREECPRLDQGLAALVSDLHERGLDRDVAVVVWGEFGRTPKINNTNSRDHWPKANTAVMAGGGLRTGQTVGSTDRYGEQPNSRPTTFQEVFATLYKAAGIDVQNIRVFDLAGVPQYLVDPGNDPIREVI, translated from the coding sequence ATGCTGACAATTCTTGGCCGTCGCCCATCGACGGCGGGGCGATTCTGCGATGGAATCTCACGCCGTGATTTTATGACAGTGGGTGGTCTGGCACTCGGTGGAATCAGCCTTGCCGATGCGTTGCGGGCCGAGTCGGCGTCGAAGACCGGGCATTCGCACAAGGCGATCATCAACATCTACCTGCCGGGCGGACCGCCACATATCGATATGTGGGACCCGAAGCCCCAGGCCCCCGTCGAGATCCGTGGCGAGTTCAATACGATCCAGACGAACGTCCCGGGGATCGAAGTCAGCGAGATGTTCCCGCGCATGGCCCAGATGATGGACAAGTTCATCCTGGTCCGTTCACTCTCCGATTCCGATGGTCTTCACGACGCGTATCAGTGTATGACGGGGCGACGTAAGGGGGGACGCACACCTCCCGGTGGGTGGCCTCAAGGGGGAGCTTGGCTTTCGAAACTACAGGGGCAAGTGAATCCGGCAATTCCCGCGAACGTCGCTTTGATGTACGCGACAGGAAATCGTCCGTGGGGCGAGACGGGTGAAGGCGGATTTCTCGGCGTGGCGCACTCGCCCTTTAACATGTTGGGGCGTGAAGCACGAAGCAGTTCTGAAAACATGGTGCTCCAGGGTGTCACGCTGGAGAAGTTGCGCGACCGGACATCTTTGATGGCCTCGCTCGACAAGTTCAAACGCTCGGCCGATCAGCGGGGCCAAATGGAAAGCATGGACGTCTATGCGCAGCAGGCCATGGGCATTCTGACAACGTCGAAATTGGTCGACGCGCTGGATCTGTCGAAAGAAGATCCGCAAACCGTCGCCCGGTATGGCAAAAGCAGCGAAGAGTTCCAGCGGGACGGCGCACCGCCGATGATTGAAAACTTCTGTGTCGCCCGGCGACTGGTTGAGGCTGGTGCACGGTTCGTTTCAATGAACTTCAGTCGCTGGGACTGGCATGGTTCTGACGGGATGAATTTTCCGAAGTGCCGAGAAGAGTGCCCTCGTTTGGATCAGGGTCTTGCGGCCTTGGTGTCAGACCTGCACGAACGGGGACTCGATCGCGATGTCGCGGTGGTGGTCTGGGGCGAATTCGGCCGCACTCCGAAAATCAACAACACGAACAGTCGCGACCACTGGCCAAAGGCAAATACCGCTGTCATGGCAGGTGGAGGGCTGCGAACAGGTCAGACGGTAGGATCGACGGATCGGTACGGCGAGCAACCGAATTCGCGGCCGACGACATTCCAGGAAGTCTTTGCAACGCTCTACAAAGCGGCGGGCATTGATGTTCAGAATATTCGCGTCTTCGATCTGGCGGGAGTTCCACAGTACCTTGTCGATCCCGGCAATGATCCGATCCGCGAAGTGATCTAG
- a CDS encoding NfeD family protein, translated as MFLEPFAILKAMFGLTILMAVTLGWVHWTRQSSVGRSYRNSGLIAARLGVVYGAGWLLMCGALGLGVHWFVIVALILYCLSPLATLHEKPGFLNLLAMDFPGFVVAFVVFLPIYVLKQFILGFPEHDLVVLSPPDPAVSLAPRQDTSIPNLDQQLVSVVTTLRPTGKIEYNGTRFDATSFDGTMIDAGQLVEVCTRKDRMFIVRPVESRG; from the coding sequence ATGTTTCTTGAACCGTTCGCGATTTTGAAAGCGATGTTCGGCCTGACGATCTTAATGGCCGTCACGCTCGGCTGGGTCCATTGGACGCGGCAGTCGAGTGTCGGACGTTCGTATCGCAATTCCGGTTTGATTGCCGCACGACTTGGTGTCGTTTATGGTGCGGGATGGCTCCTGATGTGCGGAGCACTGGGACTCGGTGTCCACTGGTTCGTGATCGTGGCCCTGATCCTATACTGCCTGAGTCCCCTCGCGACGCTGCATGAGAAACCCGGATTTCTGAATTTGCTAGCGATGGATTTTCCCGGATTTGTTGTCGCGTTCGTGGTGTTTTTGCCCATCTATGTGCTGAAGCAATTCATTCTCGGCTTTCCCGAGCACGATCTGGTGGTGCTGTCACCGCCAGATCCGGCCGTATCACTGGCCCCGAGACAAGACACCTCGATTCCCAATCTCGACCAGCAGTTGGTCAGCGTTGTCACGACACTGCGCCCCACTGGAAAAATTGAATACAACGGAACTCGATTCGACGCGACCTCATTCGATGGCACAATGATCGATGCGGGACAGCTCGTGGAAGTCTGCACGCGAAAAGATCGCATGTTCATCGTGCGGCCCGTCGAATCCCGCGGCTGA
- a CDS encoding RNA polymerase sigma factor — protein MNELKFQTGQADVTTGTTDVTDSQLLARFVTQRDQTAFEALLDRHGRMVFGICRRILKRHHESEDAFQATFLSLAQYAAQISQPALLVSWLHRVARHAALKVRTAASKRPRIEPSGELEMDIAVECSPDSPTLWADVSPVLDEELARLSDPLRCVVILCDIEGKTRKDAARQLNWPEATVSSRLMKARSLLADRLTRRGVALSAVTLAVLLTQNAAAAAVPGPLVAATLTTAGVGATQTTMATGTFSKILSMLGSIKHSVVLATVALTVVASTLIVAAGIGLKPKPNANELRLALAPIPLVPPFEEIAAAYRQNYATIQSIRVEYRIRSETLMDPEVLWKGWRRSPIPDEERTASLVIDHQKTHYSERSRFRSLNFIADEIKKKQPQRFVNLNAPATSVLSYREILEWSPRARIETRENIQVYDGSVVRNNNSGLELKDDQHVARPNFVFQLPSQMDREMFNSRNYLDLIQFGITGAALPHDFKYRQRHRLSDLLSQGVWHVVTEHEQLDGSDCVVIESADTDRLWLDRNAGFALRRQTKQRPYRIDNEFCDLRQVAGQIWMPRRIIETRYAENMVPKDYLGRPAVRTEYELTFIELNQPVSDEYFQLVPPEHSTVFDLTLKPLDANGKPIETGTIPGNSLQARDSQPSDATAAPKVALQAQIELGKQIPSADSRPDVGQTPQLSTAAILIRRFVILNLVVLLIAVGFIVYRRRSR, from the coding sequence ATGAATGAACTGAAATTTCAAACTGGACAGGCCGATGTCACTACCGGAACGACCGACGTGACCGACAGTCAGCTATTGGCGCGATTCGTCACGCAGCGTGATCAAACGGCGTTTGAGGCGTTGCTTGATCGGCACGGGCGAATGGTATTTGGTATTTGTCGCCGGATCCTCAAGCGACATCACGAATCAGAAGACGCGTTCCAGGCGACATTTCTGAGTCTGGCTCAGTATGCCGCACAAATTTCACAACCGGCGTTGCTTGTCAGTTGGCTGCATCGTGTTGCCCGCCACGCCGCACTCAAAGTGAGAACCGCTGCTTCCAAGAGGCCACGAATCGAACCGAGTGGAGAGCTTGAGATGGACATCGCGGTTGAATGCTCGCCAGATTCTCCTACCCTCTGGGCAGATGTCTCACCGGTATTGGACGAGGAGCTGGCGCGGCTTTCTGACCCGTTGCGGTGCGTGGTGATCCTTTGCGACATCGAAGGGAAAACGCGCAAAGACGCTGCTCGCCAGTTGAACTGGCCTGAAGCGACGGTCTCGTCGCGATTGATGAAAGCGCGGTCGCTACTGGCCGACCGCCTGACGCGGCGCGGGGTTGCGTTGTCGGCAGTCACGCTCGCCGTATTGCTCACTCAGAATGCGGCAGCTGCAGCCGTTCCGGGACCGCTGGTGGCCGCAACACTCACCACCGCCGGGGTTGGCGCGACCCAAACGACAATGGCCACCGGAACATTCTCGAAGATCCTGTCGATGCTCGGGTCTATCAAGCATTCGGTGGTTCTAGCCACAGTTGCACTGACAGTTGTCGCAAGTACGCTGATTGTGGCGGCAGGTATCGGTTTAAAGCCAAAACCAAATGCAAACGAACTGCGACTTGCACTCGCACCAATTCCACTCGTGCCGCCGTTTGAAGAGATCGCAGCGGCCTATCGCCAGAACTATGCGACCATCCAATCGATCCGCGTCGAGTATCGCATCCGCTCGGAAACACTGATGGATCCTGAGGTCCTGTGGAAGGGGTGGCGCCGATCTCCCATTCCAGACGAAGAACGAACGGCGAGTCTGGTTATCGACCACCAGAAGACGCACTACAGCGAACGATCTCGCTTTAGATCCCTCAACTTCATCGCGGATGAGATCAAGAAGAAACAACCGCAACGGTTCGTGAATCTCAACGCCCCTGCGACATCGGTGTTGTCTTATCGGGAAATCCTCGAGTGGAGTCCCCGCGCACGGATCGAGACTCGGGAGAACATCCAGGTCTACGACGGCTCGGTGGTCAGAAACAACAACAGCGGCCTTGAACTCAAAGATGATCAACATGTCGCGCGTCCGAATTTTGTATTTCAACTTCCGTCTCAAATGGATCGGGAGATGTTCAATAGTCGAAACTATCTGGATCTGATTCAGTTTGGCATCACAGGTGCCGCACTTCCCCATGACTTCAAGTACAGGCAGAGACACCGTCTTTCTGATCTTTTGTCACAAGGTGTTTGGCACGTCGTCACGGAGCATGAGCAACTTGATGGTTCCGACTGCGTGGTGATCGAGTCCGCAGATACCGACAGGTTGTGGCTGGATCGCAATGCGGGGTTTGCCCTAAGACGCCAGACCAAACAACGCCCGTATCGAATCGACAATGAATTCTGTGACCTGCGTCAAGTCGCGGGTCAAATCTGGATGCCTCGGCGAATTATCGAAACCCGCTATGCCGAGAACATGGTTCCAAAGGACTATCTCGGAAGGCCGGCAGTCCGAACCGAATACGAGTTGACGTTCATCGAATTGAATCAGCCGGTTTCAGACGAGTACTTCCAGTTGGTACCGCCTGAGCACTCGACGGTGTTTGACCTGACTTTGAAACCTCTCGACGCGAACGGCAAGCCGATCGAAACAGGTACGATTCCAGGCAATTCCTTGCAGGCACGCGATTCTCAACCTTCCGACGCGACGGCTGCCCCGAAGGTGGCCCTGCAGGCGCAGATTGAGCTTGGAAAACAGATTCCGTCTGCCGATTCTCGGCCGGATGTTGGGCAGACACCGCAATTGTCAACCGCCGCAATCTTGATTCGTCGGTTCGTAATCTTGAATCTTGTGGTGCTCCTGATCGCTGTTGGCTTCATCGTCTACAGGCGTCGATCCCGATAG
- a CDS encoding AI-2E family transporter produces MAHPEDDSPKTSANWQLTVIAIILIGAAVTYLGPILKPLLSAVFVYFLIRPAAHWMKRHGYSVSWAYLVLFLLASGAVTALLSILSVNAVRFQRDWPMYKQKFLDAATRWGLQDRLTEGMSLLTPETVISFVAGTAAESAEFGLMLVFYLLFLTLAAPKFPKRIHRAFPPERAERILAVFQAVTDGMAKYMEVKTGVNAGLALTAGFVLAAFGIDYWLLWTVLIFALNYVTYIGVIAALIPPILLGFLQLPLPAAITLFVLLMAIRFIWIDLLEVQISGHHLNIDSLLLLVFMAYWGWAWGLIGLVLAMPIATCLRAAFSAVEATKPIALLMSKD; encoded by the coding sequence GCCATCATTCTGATCGGGGCGGCGGTGACGTACCTCGGGCCGATTCTGAAGCCGCTGCTTTCCGCGGTCTTTGTCTACTTTCTGATCCGTCCCGCGGCCCATTGGATGAAGCGGCATGGCTACTCGGTCTCGTGGGCTTATCTTGTTCTCTTTCTGCTCGCATCGGGGGCGGTGACGGCATTGTTATCCATTCTCTCGGTCAACGCTGTGCGGTTCCAAAGAGACTGGCCGATGTACAAGCAAAAGTTTCTTGATGCTGCGACGCGTTGGGGGCTGCAGGACCGTCTGACTGAGGGGATGAGTCTGCTGACCCCTGAAACCGTCATCAGCTTTGTGGCTGGCACGGCGGCGGAGTCCGCGGAATTCGGACTGATGCTCGTGTTCTATCTCCTGTTTCTCACGCTGGCCGCCCCAAAATTCCCGAAGCGGATTCATCGGGCTTTCCCACCGGAACGAGCCGAGCGGATTCTCGCCGTGTTTCAGGCGGTCACCGATGGAATGGCCAAGTACATGGAGGTCAAGACCGGAGTGAATGCCGGGCTGGCGCTGACGGCGGGGTTTGTTCTGGCGGCCTTCGGTATCGATTACTGGTTATTGTGGACCGTGTTGATTTTTGCGTTGAATTACGTCACCTACATCGGGGTCATCGCCGCGCTGATCCCGCCAATTTTGCTAGGGTTCTTGCAATTGCCGCTTCCCGCCGCGATCACGCTGTTCGTGCTTCTCATGGCGATTCGGTTTATCTGGATCGATCTGCTCGAGGTTCAAATCTCGGGACATCATCTCAATATCGATTCGTTGTTGTTGCTCGTGTTCATGGCCTATTGGGGTTGGGCCTGGGGCCTGATTGGGCTGGTGCTTGCGATGCCGATTGCCACCTGTCTACGCGCCGCCTTCTCAGCCGTCGAAGCAACCAAACCGATTGCGTTGTTGATGAGTAAAGACTGA